In Oryza sativa Japonica Group chromosome 8, ASM3414082v1, the sequence CCAACATTCTCCTCGTCCTGCCAATCAGCAACATATGTCGCGACACGTCCGGAGAACTTATCCTTGAACACCTCCCAGACTTGGTATTTGTAGTGGTTGATCAGCATCATACCCTGACCAATGTTCACATATTTCATCCCTTCCTTCAGATGGAAGTGGTGCACCACATTGATGAGGGATGGGTTCAATGCGTCTGGCCTGACAATTGACTTATGGCGCTCAGGTGCAGCCAGCCGGCAGGTGTAGCCTGTTGTAACACCTTTCTTTGGGATCTTAGTCCGGCCTGATGGACCAAAACTATGGCATGCAGTCCTGAGCTCACCGATCCGTGGCTTGACAGAGTAATTTCGGAGGACATCTTGTAGTGTTTGGTTGCCAGGGAAGTGCAGGAACTCATCTATGTCAATGAACCCCACCCACTCACAGCTCTCTCGAGCCCTGAGTGCACAATGTGCAAATCCAGCCTCCTGAGATTTCATCCATGGCCATAAATAGCGTGTCACATTGTACCTGGATGAATCCATGGTGTTGAGGACCTCCTCAATGCCATCGTCGCTGTTGTTGTCATAGATGAACCACCGCTGCACACCAATACGTGAGTGATAGATGATCCATTCCCGCAGGAACCGTGCTTGGTTGCGAAGCATGGTGCAGACACACATTGAGTGTGCCTTTCGTCTCCAATGCTTGTTGTACCGAGGAAGCGGCTCCGGTTGCGCGATTGAGGGGAGTGTAGAGCTTCCCCGGCCCTTAGTCCTGATGGAGACCAACATAGGCTTGTCATCATTGTTTACGCTGTTTTTGCCACCGGTAGTCATCCGGAGGTACCGGCGAATGCGAACTGGTGTCACACACCGGAATATCTCCTGAGCAGCAGAAACCACTGGGGAGGTGACAACAAGCTTTGGCTTCGAAAAGTCTCGGCCAAAGACACACTCGTACCGTGATGGCACACCTAGACGACCCGGACGGAGGTTCATCCCCTTTGCAAACACAACGGTGGAGTTGTCCTTGCTGTCAATAAGTGCAGTGTACACCAGCCGATCCCATTGCAACGGCGCCACCGGAACCGACTGCGCCAGTGAGAGGGACACAGCGACCCTGG encodes:
- the LOC4344548 gene encoding glycosyltransferase family 92 protein Os08g0121900, whose translation is MALAAKERKLSRLGSKGSGGGGGGGSFGARGQRAPAGTQRRLFAAFFAFLFAGAVLFGAAHVIGASFRPVLKTAWPSATLNAVSSERGAQQAGMVSVDAVLPSVHIQHAVALPDHVLLMLRDGSLLPASGQFECLYSPVNSSQLRRQPLSVATLPDGPSLVHCPAGPSRVAVSLSLAQSVPVAPLQWDRLVYTALIDSKDNSTVVFAKGMNLRPGRLGVPSRYECVFGRDFSKPKLVVTSPVVSAAQEIFRCVTPVRIRRYLRMTTGGKNSVNNDDKPMLVSIRTKGRGSSTLPSIAQPEPLPRYNKHWRRKAHSMCVCTMLRNQARFLREWIIYHSRIGVQRWFIYDNNSDDGIEEVLNTMDSSRYNVTRYLWPWMKSQEAGFAHCALRARESCEWVGFIDIDEFLHFPGNQTLQDVLRNYSVKPRIGELRTACHSFGPSGRTKIPKKGVTTGYTCRLAAPERHKSIVRPDALNPSLINVVHHFHLKEGMKYVNIGQGMMLINHYKYQVWEVFKDKFSGRVATYVADWQDEENVGSRDRAPGLGTKPVEPEDWPRRFCEVYDNGLKDFVQKVFTDPHTGNLPW